The genomic DNA GGTAAACCTGCTGCGCGGCGACAAGTCGCCAAAGATTGATCTGGAATTTATGAAGCAGTTTTATGCCCGGCAGATGGAAGAGCTCTTTGCCGGCAGCGTGCAAGGCTAGCGAAAGACAAGGCCCTGCGTCTGGAAGTTGCGCAGGGCCAGCCCGAATTTTTTTCTGCTAGAAGCGGCCCTCGCGAAAGCCGCGCTCTGCGGCTACACGTTCTGCTGCATCGGCCAGCGGGGCGGGTACAATGGTCTTGCCGATGGGGCAGAGCGCCAGAGCCGCCAGTTTGACGTGCTGCCACGCAAAGGGAATGCCGATGATGGTCACCGCGCACATGATGGCCGAAAGCAGATGGCCCATGGCAATCCACACGCCAGCCAGCACAAGCCAGATGATATTGCCCACCGTGCCCCAAATGCCCGTGCCCACATCCTGCCTGCCAGTCAGCACATCACGCGCCACCGGCATTTTGCCAAAGGGAAAAAAGGCAAAGCTGCCCATGACAAAGCAGGCCCTGCCCCACGGAATGCCCACAATGGAAACAAAGCAGAGCAGGCCGTAAAGCCACCACACAAGCCCCATAAGAATGCCACCGCACAAAAACCATATGGCATTGCCAAGGCAGCTGATGGTGCTGTTCATGAAAGCCTCCTGAGCGTACTGGCGGCAAATGCCGCACACAGGCAAAAATATTGTGGATCATGCTGGTGCAAGATTTTGCGCCAGATCAGCAGGTATAACAAACCGCCCGGTATTTATGCGCGCCTGCTCATTGAGGCACCACGCAGGTTCCGCAGGGTGGGGTTTGTCATAGACAAGGGCCGCCCGGTATCTCCAGGCGGCCCTTCTTACAGACTAGAAGTTGATGATGACCTGTTCCTGGGCGTCATCCTTGGAGCGGCGGGCTATGTCGCCTATGCACCAGGCCCGCAGTTTGAAGGCCTGGATGCGGCTGATGGCTTCCTCGGCCTGATCGGCGGGCACAACCAGCACAAAGCCGATGCCGCCGTTGAAGATTTGCAGAATTTCAGGCCAGCTGAGGTTGCCCGCTTCCTTGAGCCAGTTGAAGACCGGGGCCATCTGCCAGCTGCCAAAATTAATGCGCGCTTCCACCTGTGCGGGCAGCACACGGGGAATATTGTCGTAAAAGCCGCCGCCCGTGATGTGGGCCATGCCCTTGACGTTCATGTCGCGCAGCAGGGGACGCACCGCTTCCACATAGATGGTGGTGGGTGTCAGCAACACATCGCCAACGGTTGCTCCGTCCGCTCCAGGGAAGGGATCGGTAAGGGCAAGGCCGCTCTGTTCAAGCACCTTGCGGGCCAGGGAGTAGCCGTTGGAATGCAGGCCGGACGAGGCAATGCCGATGATCTTGTCGCCCACCTGAATGCCGGAGCCGTCGATAAGCTTGGCATTGTCCACAATACCCACGCAGAAACCGGCAAGGTCGTATTCACCGGGCGCGTACATGTCGGGCATTTCGGCGGTTTCGCCGCCGAGCAGCGCGCAGCCAGCCTGACGGCAGCCTTCGGCCACGCCGCCAATGACGGTCTGGGCCGTTTCTACATCAAGCTTACCGGTGGCAAAATAGTCTAGAAAAAACAGGGGGTTTGCGCCCTGAACCAGAATGTCGTTGACACTCATGGCCACAAGGTCGATGCCCACGGTATCGTGTTTGTTGCAGGCAAAAGCCACCTTGAGCTTGGTTCCCACACCGTCGGTGGAAGAAACAAGCACAGGCTCGGTCATGCCGTTGAGGTCAGGCCGGAACAGGCCGCCGAAGCCGCCAATGTCGGAAATGACGCCTCTGGTCTGCGTGCTCTGAACCATGCCTTTGATGCGCGAAACAAGTGAGTTTCCCGCCTCGATATCAACGCCTGCCTGGGTGTAGGCTTTTGCGCGGTCGCTGGACATCCGATGCCTCCTTTGAATCTGCGCTACATAACACAGCTTCGGCCAAACCCCAAGCGACTTTTTGAGGCTCTTCCCGCGAGTTTTTTCATAGACCGCCCTTGTCACCGCTGGTAGAATGGGACCGGAGGGGAAAGGAGCGTGCCATGCGTGGATATGCCAGTCTGTATTTTTTCTGCGCCGTACTGACGTTCGTTTCTCCTGCTGCGCCCAATGCGGCAGAAAACGCAGCAGAATACCGCGCGCCTGTTGCCGGGGCAAAGCTTGGGCCTGTTGCGCCTGTGCAGCCTGCCCCGCAAGCCCAGCCAGGCCAACAGGGCAACGCCGCCGCACAGGCGGCGGGGCAACCGTCTCAGGCAGGCGGTTTGGCTGCTGCCCAGAACCAGAATGCCCCTTACACCGGCGGGCAAAATCCGCCGTCCGGCCAACCTTCGGCCCCCATGCAGCCCGGCACGGCAGGTGCGCCTGCGCCGTGGCCTTCCGGGGGCATGATGCCCTATTCATCCATTGGCGGGCTGCCAGCGACGGCCCCACAGCCCGATGCTTCCGGTATGCCTGCTGCGGCCCAGGCTCCCGATACGCCAGCCGCACCCGGCTATGACCCCGGTTACGCGCCGTACCCGCCTGCCCCATATCCCGCGAACCCGTATCCGGCGGGCCAGTACCCCGCTGCTCCATACCCTTCTGCACCGTATTCAGGCGGGCAGGGGGGCGATGCCGTGTACGGCACAAGCCAGCTACAGGGCGAAAATTTCAACGACAGGGGCCTCGCTACCCAGTATCGTGACCCACAAACTGGCGATATTGTTACTTCTGTTGTTCCACCCAGCCCGCCAGAGCAGCAGAACTACGGTACCATCTTTGTGGCCCCCCAAATTTACCCCGATGGCAACAACTGGGGCGGCAACCCCTATGGCCCCATGCCCAGACCCGGCCAACCCTACATGCAGCCCCCGGTCATGTGGCAGCCGCCCCCGCAGTATGTCAGACCAGCCGACCCTGACCGGCATCGGCATTCTGACCGCAGGCATGATGACCGCCGACATGACGACAGGTATGATGGCCGTTACAATGGCACGCCACCGCCTCCGCCTCCGAACCAGGGCCAGTATCCGGGCCAGTACCCGGGGCAGCATGATTTCCGCGGCGGAGACAGGTACGACTCTCGGCAGGGCCCGCAGGGCAATTCAACGTATGACCAGCGCGATGCAGACAGAAGCCGCGATGGAAGGGAGAGGCGGTAAGCATGCTTGCAGCTCTGTGGGATAGCCAGCCTGACGGTTCCGTATTGTGCCGCCTGTGCGCGCACCGCTGTCGCATACGCAATGGTGCCAAGGGCATTTGCGGGGTGCGTGTAAACATGCGCGGCAAGCTGGTTTCGCTGGTCAGTCAGGTTGTGACGGCCGCGGCCATGGATCCGGTGGAAAAAAAGCCCCTGTACCATTTTTTGCCCGGTACCAGAATTTTTTCTGTGGGCAGTGCCGGATGTAATTTTTCCTGCAAATTTTGTCAGAACAGCAACATAGCGCATGTGCCCGAAAACGGCATGGTTCCGGGCAAGCGGGCCGCCCCGGAGGATCTGCTGCTGCTTGCCCAGAGCAATCACGCCCAGTCCATGGCCTTTACCTACAACGAACCCACGGTTTTTTTTGAGCTGCTGTACGAAACAGCGGGCATGGCCCTCAAAAAGGGCATTCGCAGCGTTCTGGTGACCAACGGCTACATGTCCAAGGATTGTCTGGCGGCCCTGAGCCGATGTATATGCGCGGCCAATGTGGATCTGAAGTCGTTTCGCGATGATTTTTACCGCAAGTATTGCGGGGCGCGCCTGCAACCTGTGCTTGAAAGCCTGAAGACCATCAAGAAAATGGGCTGGTGGCTTGAGGTTACAACTCTGATTATTCCCGGTGTCAACGACGGAGCGGAAGAGCTGGCGGAGCTGGCAGCGTTTATTCGCGACGAGCTCGGGCCCGATACTCCTTGGCATGTTTCGGGTTTTCATGGCGCGCACTTGATGATCGACCACCCGGACACGCCTCTGGCCACACTGGAGAAAACCTGGAGCATCGGGCGTCAGGCCGGTTTGCAGTATGTGTATATTGGTAATGCCCGCAGCGCTCTTGGCAGCAACACGTTTTGCCCCGCTTGTGGGGCTGTGGTTGTGGAACGCGACATGTATGACACGCGACTACGCTCGGTGGAGGGAAAATGCCCCTCGTGCGGCGTGCAGATTCCGGGAGTCTGGAAATAATGATTCTTGTGTACACAGGTGACGGCAAAGGTAAAACAAGTGCCTGCGTGGGCCAGACCGTGCGCGCCCTTGGACAGAATATGACGGTGGCTTTTGGGCAGTTCATGAAGCGCGACGGGCAGGCGGGCGAACAGGCAATGCTGGCGCGACTGCTGGGTGACCGTTTTCTGGCTGGCGGGCTGGGTTTTTTGCGCAACGATGCGGATCGACCCTCGCACCGGCAGGCGGCCCTGCGTGTGCT from Desulfovibrio sp. includes the following:
- the amrS gene encoding AmmeMemoRadiSam system radical SAM enzyme, encoding MLAALWDSQPDGSVLCRLCAHRCRIRNGAKGICGVRVNMRGKLVSLVSQVVTAAAMDPVEKKPLYHFLPGTRIFSVGSAGCNFSCKFCQNSNIAHVPENGMVPGKRAAPEDLLLLAQSNHAQSMAFTYNEPTVFFELLYETAGMALKKGIRSVLVTNGYMSKDCLAALSRCICAANVDLKSFRDDFYRKYCGARLQPVLESLKTIKKMGWWLEVTTLIIPGVNDGAEELAELAAFIRDELGPDTPWHVSGFHGAHLMIDHPDTPLATLEKTWSIGRQAGLQYVYIGNARSALGSNTFCPACGAVVVERDMYDTRLRSVEGKCPSCGVQIPGVWK
- a CDS encoding YccF domain-containing protein; the protein is MNSTISCLGNAIWFLCGGILMGLVWWLYGLLCFVSIVGIPWGRACFVMGSFAFFPFGKMPVARDVLTGRQDVGTGIWGTVGNIIWLVLAGVWIAMGHLLSAIMCAVTIIGIPFAWQHVKLAALALCPIGKTIVPAPLADAAERVAAERGFREGRF
- the purM gene encoding phosphoribosylformylglycinamidine cyclo-ligase; the protein is MSSDRAKAYTQAGVDIEAGNSLVSRIKGMVQSTQTRGVISDIGGFGGLFRPDLNGMTEPVLVSSTDGVGTKLKVAFACNKHDTVGIDLVAMSVNDILVQGANPLFFLDYFATGKLDVETAQTVIGGVAEGCRQAGCALLGGETAEMPDMYAPGEYDLAGFCVGIVDNAKLIDGSGIQVGDKIIGIASSGLHSNGYSLARKVLEQSGLALTDPFPGADGATVGDVLLTPTTIYVEAVRPLLRDMNVKGMAHITGGGFYDNIPRVLPAQVEARINFGSWQMAPVFNWLKEAGNLSWPEILQIFNGGIGFVLVVPADQAEEAISRIQAFKLRAWCIGDIARRSKDDAQEQVIINF